A genome region from Dolichospermum compactum NIES-806 includes the following:
- a CDS encoding retropepsin-like aspartic protease — protein MPSTVEFPFSDDEALPTIPVILSYADSSVCVNALLDTGSTVNLLPYDIGLQLGAIWDKQTVRLPLAGNLARVEARGLFVQVQIGNLEPVRLAFAWVEASHVPLILGQTNFFREFDVCFERSQCTIKIIRRDQRSH, from the coding sequence ATGCCTAGTACAGTTGAGTTTCCCTTTTCTGACGATGAAGCATTACCCACAATTCCTGTCATTCTGAGTTATGCAGACTCTTCTGTTTGTGTAAATGCACTGCTGGATACTGGGTCTACGGTCAATCTTTTACCTTATGACATTGGGTTGCAATTAGGTGCAATTTGGGATAAACAAACTGTCCGCTTACCATTGGCTGGAAATCTTGCAAGGGTTGAAGCACGGGGGTTATTTGTGCAAGTTCAAATTGGGAATCTTGAACCCGTTCGTCTAGCATTTGCCTGGGTAGAAGCCTCTCATGTACCCTTAATTCTTGGGCAAACGAACTTTTTTCGAGAATTTGATGTTTGTTTTGAGCGATCACAATGCACGATCAAAATTATCCGACGTGATCAGCGATCGCATTAA